From Desmodus rotundus isolate HL8 chromosome 12, HLdesRot8A.1, whole genome shotgun sequence, one genomic window encodes:
- the LOC112313662 gene encoding histone H4, whose amino-acid sequence MSGRGKGGKGLGKGGAKRHRKVLRDNIQGITKPAIRRLARRGGVKRISGLIYEETRGVLKVFLENVIRDAVTYTEHAKRKTVTAMDVVYALKRQGRTLYGFGG is encoded by the coding sequence ATGTCTGGTCGTGGCAAAGGAGGGAAGGGTCTTGGCAAGGGTGGCGCCAAGCGCCACCGCAAGGTGCTGCGCGACAACATCCAGGGCATCACCAAGCCCGCCATCCGGCGCCTGGCCCGCCGCGGCGGCGTCAAGCGCATCTCCGGGCTCATCTACGAGGAGACCCGCGGGGTGCTCAAGGTCTTCCTGGAGAACGTGATCCGGGACGCCGTCACCTACACGGAGCACGCCAAGCGCAAGACGGTCACGGCCATGGACGTGGTCTACGCGCTCAAGCGCCAGGGCCGCACCCTTTATGGTTTCGGCGGTTGA
- the LOC112313651 gene encoding histone H2B type 1-C/E/F/G/I yields MPEPAKSAPAPKKGSKKAVTKAQKKDGKKRKRSRKESYSVYVYKVLKQVHPDTGISSKAMGIMNSFVNDIFERIAGEASRLAHYNKRSTITSREIQTAVRLLLPGELAKHAVSEGTKAVTKYTSSK; encoded by the coding sequence ATGCCCGAGCCCGCCAAGTCCGCGCCCGCCCCGAAGAAGGGCTCCAAGAAGGCCGTGACCAAGGCGCAGAAGAAGGACGGCAAGAAGCGCAAGCGCAGCCGCAAGGAGAGCTACTCGGTGTACGTGTACAAGGTGCTCAAGCAGGTGCACCCGGACACGGGCATCTCGTCCAAGGCCATGGGCATCATGAACTCGTTCGTCAACGACATCTTCGAGCGCATCGCGGGCGAGGCGTCGCGCCTGGCGCATTACAACAAGCGCTCGACCATCACGTCGCGGGAGATCCAGACGGCCGTGCGCCTGCTGCTGCCCGGGGAGCTGGCCAAGCACGCCGTGTCCGAGGGCACCAAGGCCGTCACCAAGTACACCAGCTCCAAGTAG
- the LOC112313642 gene encoding histone H2A type 1, producing the protein MSGRGKQGGKARAKAKTRSSRAGLQFPVGRVHRLLRKGNYAERVGAGAPVYLAAVLEYLTAEILELAGNAARDNKKTRIIPRHLQLAIRNDEELNKLLGKVTIAQGGVLPNIQAVLLPKKTESHHKAKGK; encoded by the coding sequence ATGTCTGGACGCGGAAAGCAGGGCGGCAAAGCGCGCGCCAAGGCCAAGACGCGCTCCTCCCGGGCTGGACTCCAGTTTCCAGTCGGCAGAGTGCACCGCCTGCTCCGCAAGGGCAACTACGCCGAGCGCGTGGGCGCCGGCGCGCCCGTGTACCTGGCGGCCGTGTTGGAGTACCTGACGGCCGAGATCCTGGAGCTGGCGGGCAACGCGGCGCGCGACAACAAGAAGACGCGCATCATCCCGCGCCACCTGCAGCTGGCCATCCGCAACGACGAGGAGCTCAACAAGCTGCTGGGCAAGGTGACCATCGCGCAGGGCGGCGTGCTGCCCAACATCCAGGCCGTGCTGCTGCCCAAGAAGACCGAGAGCCACCACAAGGCCAAGGGCAAGTAA
- the H3C8 gene encoding histone H3.1 — translation MARTKQTARKSTGGKAPRKQLATKAARKSAPATGGVKKPHRYRPGTVALREIRRYQKSTELLIRKLPFQRLVREIAQDFKTDLRFQSSAVMALQEACEAYLVGLFEDTNLCAIHAKRVTIMPKDIQLARRIRGERA, via the coding sequence ATGGCTCGCACGAAGCAGACGGCCCGCAAGTCCACGGGCGGCAAAGCCCCGCGTAAACAGCTGGCCACTAAGGCGGCCCGTAAGAGCGCGCCGGCCACGGGCGGTGTCAAGAAGCCACACCGCTACCGGCCCGGCACGGTGGCCCTGCGCGAGATCCGCCGCTACCAGAAGTCCACCGAGCTGCTGATCCGCAAGCTGCCCTTCCAGCGCCTGGTGCGCGAGATCGCGCAGGACTTCAAGACCGACCTGCGCTTCCAGAGCTCGGCCGTCATGGCGCTGCAGGAGGCGTGCGAGGCCTACCTGGTGGGTCTGTTCGAGGACACCAACCTGTGCGCCATCCACGCCAAGCGCGTCACCATCATGCCCAAGGACATCCAGCTGGCGCGCCGCATCCGCGGGGAGCGTGCGTAA
- the LOC112313656 gene encoding histone H2B type 1-C/E/F/G/I, protein MPEPAKSAPAPKKGSKKAVTKAQKKDGKKRKRSRKESYSVYVYKVLKQVHPDTGISSKAMGIMNSFVNDIFERIAGEASRLAHYNKRSTITSREIQTAVRLLLPGELAKHAVSEGTKAVTKYTSSK, encoded by the coding sequence ATGCCCGAGCCAGCCAAATCCGCGCCCGCCCCGAAGAAGGGCTCCAAGAAGGCCGTGACCAAGGCGCAGAAGAAGGACGGCAAGAAGCGCAAACGCAGCCGCAAGGAGAGCTACTCGGTGTACGTGTACAAGGTGCTCAAGCAGGTGCACCCGGACACGGGCATCTCGTCCAAGGCCATGGGCATCATGAACTCGTTCGTCAACGACATCTTCGAGCGCATCGCGGGCGAGGCGTCGCGCCTGGCGCATTACAACAAGCGCTCGACCATCACGTCGCGGGAGATCCAGACGGCCGTGCGCCTGCTGCTGCCCGGGGAGCTGGCCAAGCACGCCGTGTCCGAGGGCACCAAGGCCGTCACCAAGTACACCAGCTCCAAGTAG
- the LOC112313674 gene encoding histone H3.1, whose product MARTKQTARKSTGGKAPRKQLATKAARKSAPATGGVKKPHRYRPGTVALREIRRYQKSTELLIRKLPFQRLVREIAQDFKTDLRFQSSAVMALQEACEAYLVGLFEDTNLCAIHAKRVTIMPKDIQLARRIRGERA is encoded by the coding sequence ATGGCTAGAACAAAGCAGACCGCGCGCAAGTCCACGGGCGGGAAGGCCCCGCGCAAACAGCTGGCCACCAAGGCGGCCCGCAAGAGCGCGCCCGCCACGGGCGGCGTCAAGAAGCCACACCGCTACCGGCCCGGCACGGTGGCCCTGCGCGAGATCCGCCGCTACCAGAAGTCCACCGAGCTGCTGATCCGCAAGCTGCCCTTCCAGCGCCTGGTGCGCGAGATCGCGCAGGACTTCAAGACCGACCTGCGCTTCCAGAGCTCGGCCGTCATGGCGCTGCAGGAGGCGTGCGAGGCCTACCTGGTGGGTCTGTTCGAGGACACCAACCTGTGCGCCATCCACGCCAAGCGCGTCACCATCATGCCCAAGGACATCCAGCTGGCGCGCCGCATCCGCGGGGAGCGTGCGTAA
- the LOC128779721 gene encoding histone H4, whose amino-acid sequence MSGRGKGGKGLGKGGAKRHRKVLRDNIQGITKPAIRRLARRGGVKRISGLIYEETRGVLKVFLENVIRDAVTYTEHAKRKTVTAMDVVYALKRQGRTLYGFGG is encoded by the coding sequence ATGTCTGGTCGCGGCAAAGGCGGGAAGGGTCTCGGCAAAGGCGGCGCCAAGCGCCACCGCAAGGTGCTGCGCGACAACATCCAGGGCATCACCAAGCCCGCCATCCGGCGGCTGGCCCGCCGCGGCGGCGTCAAGCGCATCTCCGGGCTCATCTACGAGGAGACCCGCGGGGTGCTCAAGGTCTTCCTGGAGAACGTGATCCGGGACGCCGTCACCTACACGGAGCACGCCAAGCGCAAGACGGTCACGGCCATGGACGTGGTCTACGCGCTCAAGCGCCAGGGCCGCACCCTCTACGGCTTTGGCGGCTGA
- the LOC139440400 gene encoding histone H4, with protein MSGRGKGGKGLGKGGAKRHRKVLRDNIQGITKPAIRRLARRGGVKRISGLIYEETRGVLKVFLENVIRDAVTYTEHAKRKTVTAMDVVYALKRQGRTLYGFGG; from the coding sequence ATGTCTGGTCGCGGCAAAGGCGGGAAGGGTCTCGGCAAAGGCGGCGCCAAGCGCCACCGCAAAGTGCTGCGCGACAACATCCAGGGCATCACCAAGCCCGCCATCCGGCGGCTGGCCCGCCGCGGCGGCGTCAAGCGCATCTCCGGGCTCATCTACGAGGAGACCCGCGGGGTGCTCAAGGTCTTCCTGGAGAACGTGATCCGGGACGCCGTCACCTATACGGAGCACGCCAAGCGCAAGACGGTCACGGCCATGGACGTGGTCTACGCGCTCAAGCGCCAGGGCCGTACCCTCTACGGCTTCGGCGGTTGA